One stretch of Pseudomonadota bacterium DNA includes these proteins:
- a CDS encoding DNA polymerase: MIFFDTECCGLHSPITLVQYARDDGEIQLHSPWYASARETIILFEKFLQEPIVGFNLEFDWFHICQMYTTLIQFPDMDWIPIEHITEYALMEEKGRFGPCLKPSSVCDLMCYARKGPYQSTMGRKDIMIKRVPTPLAFILADELDKRIPIKDIYFSKKENPKKRWQVVDILDEFGDVDPSFKHVVLKFAPSSALKALAMDALGFEKDEVLLFTDVEVPKKLYPLEFGYAPYATADVIDKKTGYILPVSPSNWRGKWPEIIKYHASHWEYNTQARIYASDDVKYTRGLYHFFGDPEFDDNDSILTCMVGASRWHGFSVNIQAVRDLRKEAVIRAVKIRKLFNFNSSRACISYMEQVMDETEKLALTHSGKRSTKSAVLEKISKWTVDAVCDECQGIGCKKCDEGLVHSDIQHKAAIRANEILDARHAKKEVELYDKLIVAKRLHAGYNVIGTLSSRMSGIGGLNPQGIKRAKRVRKCFTLADSPDYVLDGGDFDGFEVTITDGAYKDPVLHQDITELHTCFDCKGIGCKECEFTGKVTKKIHGIFGTFFFDKTYEAILATKGASEPERDLYTKSKNGVFALFYMGEVHTLMNRVGISKEQAEAGFNRLLTRYKVFAKERQRYMDMFCSMRQPGGIGSKVIWAEPHDYIESMLGFRRYFTLENLICKTLFHLGEKPPDTWKKIKINVIRRDRVQTACGALQSALFGAAFALQAANMRAAGNHVIQSTGGQLTKGLQCKIWEVQPKGVNPWYVQPMNSHDEIQCPRLKTISTKKIVDDFIKENQSIIPLLKMEWKEGNATWADK; this comes from the coding sequence ATGATATTCTTCGATACAGAATGCTGCGGACTGCATAGCCCCATCACTCTTGTGCAATATGCAAGAGATGATGGGGAGATTCAATTACACTCGCCTTGGTATGCTTCTGCTCGTGAAACAATAATCCTTTTCGAGAAATTCCTACAAGAGCCGATTGTTGGGTTCAATCTCGAATTTGATTGGTTTCACATTTGTCAGATGTATACTACATTGATCCAGTTTCCAGACATGGACTGGATTCCAATTGAACACATAACCGAATATGCCCTAATGGAAGAGAAGGGCAGATTCGGTCCTTGCCTAAAGCCTTCTAGTGTTTGTGACCTTATGTGCTATGCCCGTAAAGGGCCATATCAAAGTACAATGGGTCGCAAAGATATCATGATTAAGCGTGTCCCCACGCCTCTTGCCTTCATCTTAGCAGATGAACTAGATAAAAGGATTCCTATTAAAGATATTTATTTCTCTAAGAAAGAGAATCCTAAGAAACGTTGGCAAGTAGTAGATATCTTGGATGAATTTGGAGACGTTGATCCAAGTTTCAAGCATGTTGTCCTCAAGTTTGCACCAAGTAGTGCTCTAAAAGCTTTGGCTATGGATGCTCTTGGATTCGAGAAAGATGAAGTCTTACTCTTTACTGATGTTGAAGTACCTAAGAAACTGTATCCATTAGAGTTTGGTTACGCTCCATATGCCACTGCAGACGTAATCGACAAAAAGACAGGCTACATTCTTCCTGTGAGTCCAAGTAATTGGCGTGGTAAATGGCCCGAGATTATTAAGTATCATGCAAGTCATTGGGAATATAATACACAAGCAAGAATATACGCATCTGATGATGTGAAGTATACAAGGGGTCTTTATCATTTCTTTGGTGATCCTGAGTTTGATGATAATGACTCGATTCTAACTTGCATGGTAGGCGCGAGTCGTTGGCATGGATTCTCAGTTAATATCCAAGCTGTTAGAGACTTGCGCAAAGAAGCGGTGATTCGTGCAGTCAAAATACGTAAACTGTTTAACTTTAATTCATCACGTGCATGTATCTCTTACATGGAACAGGTGATGGATGAGACAGAGAAATTGGCACTGACCCATAGTGGTAAGAGATCGACTAAATCCGCAGTTCTTGAAAAAATCAGTAAATGGACTGTCGATGCAGTTTGCGATGAATGTCAAGGCATTGGTTGTAAGAAATGTGATGAAGGGCTTGTTCATTCTGATATCCAACATAAGGCAGCAATAAGGGCTAACGAGATTCTCGATGCTCGTCACGCAAAAAAGGAAGTAGAACTCTATGACAAACTTATTGTGGCTAAACGCCTTCATGCTGGTTATAACGTTATTGGTACTTTGTCTAGCAGGATGTCAGGAATCGGAGGACTTAATCCACAGGGAATTAAAAGAGCAAAACGTGTACGAAAATGTTTTACTTTGGCTGATAGCCCTGATTACGTTTTGGATGGTGGTGATTTTGATGGTTTTGAAGTAACTATCACAGACGGTGCATACAAAGATCCAGTGTTACATCAGGATATAACTGAACTTCATACCTGTTTTGATTGCAAGGGAATTGGTTGCAAGGAGTGTGAGTTTACTGGCAAGGTTACAAAGAAGATTCACGGAATATTTGGTACATTCTTCTTTGACAAGACATACGAAGCTATCTTAGCTACTAAGGGTGCTAGTGAACCTGAACGTGATTTGTACACAAAATCCAAGAACGGGGTATTTGCTTTGTTTTATATGGGTGAAGTGCATACACTCATGAATCGTGTAGGTATCAGTAAAGAGCAAGCAGAGGCTGGATTCAATCGACTTTTGACTAGATATAAAGTCTTTGCTAAGGAACGCCAACGTTATATGGACATGTTTTGTTCTATGCGTCAGCCCGGTGGTATAGGTTCTAAAGTTATCTGGGCTGAGCCTCATGACTATATTGAAAGTATGCTAGGATTCAGACGCTATTTTACTCTTGAGAACTTGATTTGCAAAACATTATTTCATTTGGGTGAGAAACCGCCAGATACATGGAAAAAGATTAAGATTAATGTCATTCGCCGTGATCGTGTTCAAACAGCTTGTGGTGCTTTACAATCAGCATTATTCGGAGCAGCATTTGCATTGCAGGCTGCTAATATGCGAGCTGCTGGTAATCATGTGATTCAAAGTACTGGTGGACAACTTACTAAGGGGCTTCAGTGTAAGATCTGGGAAGTACAGCCAAAGGGTGTTAATCCTTGGTATGTACAACCAATGAATTCACATGATGAGATTCAGTGTCCTCGGCTCAAGACTATCAGCACTAAGAAGATTGTAGATGATTTTATCAAAGAAAACCAATCGATAATTCCTCTTCTGAAAATGGAGTGGAAAGAAGGTAATGCTACATGGGCAGACAAATAG
- a CDS encoding DNA adenine methylase has product MSNDLLNRLLGMMEVPKSEQLRPPFTYPGNKVKSANIILEHLPYREKYIEPFGGSAAILLARRKSKLEVYNDLSSGLVAFYRCVRDQAKLNELCERLQLTVDSREEFYWAKDRIVTTQDEVERAACWYYTNTYSVSTLGRNFGRSVNSASQAGRIQQRLPLFQAIHDRISNVQIENQPYQDCLQDYDSLDAVFYIDPPYLDAYKGVYRHELSVQEHRNLISQIFSLKGFAAVSGFSNPLYDEQPWDRKFSWETRSTMQPMGEELSANKNTGNVKGVLQECLWIKE; this is encoded by the coding sequence ATGTCAAATGATCTATTAAATAGACTATTAGGTATGATGGAGGTACCCAAGAGTGAACAATTACGACCCCCATTTACATACCCTGGCAATAAGGTTAAATCAGCGAATATTATTCTGGAACATCTTCCCTATCGAGAGAAGTATATTGAGCCCTTTGGTGGCAGTGCCGCAATCTTGCTTGCTAGGCGTAAATCAAAACTCGAAGTCTATAATGACCTTAGTTCAGGACTCGTCGCATTTTATCGGTGTGTCCGAGATCAAGCTAAGCTAAATGAATTATGTGAACGTTTGCAATTAACTGTTGATTCTCGTGAAGAATTCTATTGGGCTAAAGATCGGATTGTAACTACACAAGACGAAGTTGAACGTGCAGCCTGTTGGTACTATACAAATACATACTCTGTTTCTACTCTTGGTAGAAACTTTGGAAGATCAGTTAATTCTGCAAGTCAAGCTGGTAGAATTCAACAACGTCTTCCATTATTCCAAGCAATACACGATAGGATTAGTAATGTTCAGATTGAAAATCAGCCTTATCAAGATTGCCTTCAAGATTATGATTCACTCGACGCAGTATTTTATATTGATCCTCCATATCTTGATGCCTATAAAGGTGTTTATAGGCACGAACTCTCAGTCCAAGAACATCGTAATCTAATTTCTCAAATCTTTAGCCTCAAGGGCTTTGCTGCTGTCTCAGGATTCTCGAATCCTCTTTATGATGAACAGCCTTGGGATCGAAAGTTCAGTTGGGAGACACGCAGCACTATGCAACCAATGGGTGAAGAGTTATCAGCAAATAAGAATACTGGTAATGTTAAGGGTGTTCTACAAGAGTGTCTATGGATTAAGGAGTGA
- a CDS encoding Rho termination factor N-terminal domain-containing protein, which produces MGRQIELVKQTIVKEVNKRRSLLTVLNTVKFRRIWNYSTEQDKENLLKDLECRDALFVKDWMNTNPVIELEEMSSQQLKEVAKELGISNWCRLSVPALINAIILERKK; this is translated from the coding sequence ATGGGCAGACAAATAGAATTAGTCAAGCAGACTATAGTAAAGGAAGTAAATAAGCGAAGAAGCCTATTAACAGTATTGAACACAGTAAAGTTTCGTAGAATCTGGAATTATTCAACAGAACAAGACAAGGAGAATCTTTTAAAAGACCTAGAATGCCGCGATGCTTTATTTGTGAAAGACTGGATGAACACGAATCCAGTTATTGAACTAGAGGAAATGAGTAGTCAACAACTAAAGGAGGTTGCTAAAGAATTAGGTATATCAAATTGGTGTAGACTATCTGTGCCAGCGTTAATCAATGCAATCATATTGGAGAGAAAGAAATGA
- a CDS encoding ParB/RepB/Spo0J family partition protein, with product MAGKSILKVLEVGKIHENPVALRSVNKENEDYLGLVESIRSKGFFGAITVREKVDSESGTKFYELIDGLHRFNAAKDAGLTEINCNILDMDDANVLEAQLMANVHKVETRAIDYTKQLLRMLSMNAMMTEAELAGKLGKSFEWLSQRLSLTKIKDAEIQKMINDGKIKLTNAYVLAKLPPEEQAAWLDRAITLPPPEFSEQADARAKEIRDAKRKGKDAGEAVFQPVAFLQKVGDIKNEMSSGEIGKILCRECDVKTPVDGFTLGISWVLHMDPKSVQVQVDKENQRKAEAEVAKTKRETEAAKKKAEKATKMQAEAAKLAAEAKERLNP from the coding sequence ATGGCTGGCAAGAGTATCCTCAAGGTTCTGGAAGTTGGGAAGATTCATGAGAATCCGGTGGCGTTGCGGAGTGTCAATAAGGAGAACGAAGATTATCTCGGACTGGTCGAGTCGATTCGTAGCAAGGGTTTCTTTGGCGCGATTACGGTGCGTGAGAAGGTTGATTCGGAATCCGGCACTAAGTTCTATGAGCTGATTGATGGTCTCCATCGCTTCAATGCAGCCAAGGACGCTGGACTCACGGAAATCAACTGTAACATCTTGGATATGGATGATGCCAATGTCCTCGAAGCTCAGTTGATGGCCAATGTTCACAAGGTCGAGACTCGCGCCATCGATTATACGAAGCAGTTGCTTCGCATGTTGTCGATGAATGCGATGATGACTGAAGCTGAACTGGCTGGTAAGCTTGGGAAATCGTTTGAGTGGTTGAGTCAGCGGCTCTCCTTGACCAAGATCAAGGATGCTGAGATTCAGAAGATGATCAATGATGGTAAGATCAAGCTTACCAATGCTTACGTTCTTGCTAAGCTCCCGCCTGAGGAACAGGCTGCTTGGCTTGATCGTGCAATCACGTTGCCGCCGCCGGAGTTCAGTGAGCAGGCAGATGCCCGTGCGAAGGAAATCCGTGATGCTAAGCGCAAGGGCAAGGATGCTGGTGAGGCTGTGTTCCAGCCCGTGGCTTTCTTGCAGAAGGTCGGGGATATCAAGAATGAGATGAGTTCGGGCGAGATTGGCAAGATTCTGTGTCGCGAATGTGATGTCAAGACTCCCGTGGATGGATTCACTCTTGGTATTTCGTGGGTTCTCCATATGGATCCGAAGTCGGTTCAGGTTCAGGTCGACAAAGAGAATCAGCGTAAGGCTGAGGCCGAAGTTGCGAAGACCAAGCGTGAGACTGAAGCGGCCAAGAAGAAGGCTGAGAAGGCCACTAAGATGCAGGCTGAAGCGGCTAAGTTGGCGGCTGAGGCCAAAGAGCGTCTTAATCCGTAA
- a CDS encoding DUF5906 domain-containing protein, with protein MPTKSEAIQRFLIASTFPDLASLYSIDMECQVNVAQDGGTRIDGEYKGRNWHGYTDGATTWKSFRIPYSANKDPSYDDSEITWELPSHVEAIGMTGWDWKNRVSRWIGFDFDSLVEHKAGLSTDELDLIKESVCKIPWVTVRKSTSGSGLHVYVFLDIDSEINTHTEHAALARAILGQMSALSGYDFQVKVDGCGSILWVWHRKMKGTDGLRLIKQGEVLTEVPINWKDHIKVVTGTRRKNLPKVIEDSGHTDLFDVLTSQRTHIPLDVDHKKLIDWLKDNDCLWWWDSDNHLLVTHTTHLQDAHKALGMRGFFSTISVGKEKGQDHNVFLYPLRLGAWSVRRFTLGVQEHPSWNQDKNGWTYCYLNQEPDLSTAAKAKGGLEDPAGGYIFREAEVALDAASLLGVHTDISLALRNRKTKLKEHKDGRLIIEIDHDPQDRADEMPSWLPNKGKWTKIFTTNAAPPNESDSVNYDDLLRHCITETSEDYGWVINVNSQWCEEPLVHVKLAMKSLGYNDKEVTSILGASIFKCWKLVNKPFQLEYPGEREWNKKAAQLKYRPSTDTENLTHPTWDLVLNHVGNGLNDAVKLDPWARSNNILTGADYLRCWIHSLITEPLEPLPYLFLYSQQQMTGKSVFHEALSILFTRGYKRADAALTNPSGFNGELEGAVLCAIEETDLRRNKNAYSLIKDWVTAREILIHRKGETPYHMRNSTHWIQTANDHNFCPIFPGDTRITMIYVSPINPLDMIQKKKLLIMLEKEIPDFLASILTIEPPTPGDRLNIPVIATEEKIAAQASNMSMLEIFVNEKCQLINGKKLKISDFYDKFMEWLDPSEVHNWSKIRLGREMPLSVIKGRDHSNGQWHYGNITWSGMSAQAESFKYILKDEYLEEQT; from the coding sequence ATGCCCACTAAGTCCGAGGCCATTCAGCGATTCCTCATCGCTTCAACTTTCCCTGATTTGGCATCACTCTATTCAATCGATATGGAGTGCCAGGTCAATGTTGCCCAAGATGGTGGCACCCGTATAGATGGTGAATACAAGGGGCGTAATTGGCACGGGTATACAGATGGTGCTACTACTTGGAAATCTTTTCGTATACCCTATTCAGCTAATAAAGACCCAAGTTATGATGATTCTGAGATCACTTGGGAATTGCCCTCTCATGTTGAAGCGATAGGAATGACGGGTTGGGATTGGAAGAATCGAGTATCAAGATGGATTGGCTTTGATTTTGATTCGCTAGTTGAACATAAGGCTGGTTTGTCTACTGACGAACTTGACTTGATTAAAGAATCAGTCTGTAAAATTCCTTGGGTTACTGTTCGTAAATCTACATCTGGAAGTGGATTACATGTTTATGTCTTTTTAGACATTGATTCTGAAATCAATACTCACACAGAACATGCTGCCTTAGCTAGGGCAATTCTTGGTCAAATGTCAGCACTATCTGGTTATGATTTCCAAGTCAAAGTGGATGGCTGTGGTAGCATTCTTTGGGTTTGGCATCGTAAAATGAAGGGCACAGATGGCCTTAGGCTTATTAAACAAGGCGAAGTATTAACTGAAGTTCCGATTAACTGGAAAGACCATATTAAGGTTGTAACGGGTACTCGTCGTAAAAATCTTCCTAAAGTTATCGAAGATTCTGGTCATACAGATTTGTTTGACGTGCTTACGTCTCAACGTACACATATCCCTTTGGATGTTGATCATAAGAAATTGATTGACTGGTTAAAGGATAATGATTGTCTCTGGTGGTGGGATTCAGATAATCATCTTCTTGTAACACATACCACGCATCTCCAAGATGCTCATAAGGCTCTTGGTATGCGTGGTTTTTTCTCTACAATTAGTGTTGGTAAAGAAAAAGGGCAAGATCATAATGTCTTTCTTTATCCATTACGACTTGGAGCTTGGTCTGTACGCAGATTTACTTTAGGCGTACAAGAGCACCCTTCTTGGAATCAAGATAAAAATGGTTGGACCTATTGTTATTTGAATCAGGAACCCGATCTTAGTACGGCTGCTAAGGCTAAAGGTGGTCTTGAAGATCCAGCAGGTGGGTATATCTTTCGTGAAGCTGAAGTTGCTTTAGATGCAGCTAGCTTACTTGGGGTACATACCGATATCTCTCTAGCTTTACGTAATCGTAAAACTAAATTGAAAGAACATAAAGATGGCCGATTGATTATTGAGATCGATCATGATCCTCAAGATCGTGCTGATGAAATGCCTAGTTGGTTACCTAATAAAGGTAAATGGACTAAGATCTTTACTACTAATGCTGCGCCTCCAAATGAATCAGATTCAGTGAACTATGATGATTTGCTTAGACACTGTATCACAGAAACTTCAGAAGATTATGGTTGGGTAATCAATGTAAATAGTCAGTGGTGTGAAGAACCTTTGGTTCATGTAAAACTTGCAATGAAATCTTTGGGTTATAATGATAAGGAAGTAACAAGTATCCTTGGTGCTTCGATTTTCAAGTGTTGGAAACTAGTAAACAAGCCTTTTCAACTTGAATACCCTGGCGAACGTGAATGGAATAAGAAAGCAGCACAACTCAAGTATCGGCCTTCTACTGATACTGAGAACCTGACACATCCTACTTGGGATCTAGTATTAAATCATGTTGGAAATGGATTGAATGATGCTGTCAAACTAGATCCGTGGGCACGCTCTAATAATATTTTGACTGGAGCTGATTATCTTCGTTGCTGGATTCACAGCCTTATAACTGAACCCTTAGAACCTTTGCCTTACCTGTTTCTTTATAGTCAGCAACAAATGACAGGTAAATCAGTTTTTCATGAAGCTTTATCTATCCTTTTCACGCGTGGATATAAGAGAGCTGATGCGGCACTAACAAATCCTTCTGGTTTTAATGGTGAACTTGAAGGCGCCGTTCTCTGTGCTATTGAAGAAACTGATTTGCGTCGTAACAAGAATGCATATTCTCTGATTAAGGATTGGGTAACTGCAAGAGAAATACTGATTCATCGGAAGGGTGAAACACCCTATCATATGCGGAATTCAACACACTGGATTCAAACAGCAAATGATCATAACTTTTGTCCAATATTCCCAGGTGATACACGAATCACAATGATATATGTGTCACCTATTAATCCTCTAGACATGATTCAAAAGAAGAAACTTTTGATTATGCTAGAGAAAGAGATTCCTGATTTCCTGGCAAGTATTTTGACTATTGAACCCCCGACTCCCGGTGATCGTCTTAATATACCTGTTATTGCTACTGAAGAAAAGATAGCTGCTCAAGCTTCAAATATGTCGATGCTTGAGATTTTTGTTAATGAAAAATGCCAATTGATTAATGGCAAGAAACTCAAGATTTCTGATTTCTATGATAAGTTCATGGAATGGCTTGATCCAAGTGAAGTGCATAATTGGAGTAAAATACGGCTTGGACGTGAAATGCCTCTTAGTGTAATCAAAGGTCGAGATCACTCTAATGGTCAGTGGCATTATGGTAATATTACTTGGTCTGGCATGTCTGCACAGGCTGAATCCTTTAAGTATATACTTAAAGATGAATACCTTGAGGAACAGACATGA
- a CDS encoding ParB/RepB/Spo0J family partition protein, whose protein sequence is MLVQSYLTKEVPMALVFADPEFNCRGKIAPIDVVDLAKDIEQNGLIQPVVVRPYKPGENGSYEFKLIAGFRRHMAHVVIKKEMILVIIRDDITDESKERYYNLSENLKRANLNLVQEAKAIEKLVQLGLSRNEIAAHIGMSSGWCQVRKMILDLPEDIQKEVAAGVLSQPQIREVHSYWNHGNGRDQALNAVRIIKEGKEKGLKDITVNPNKILPNTKRLRNKRDILAMMDHIYNTIGLGLHSRALAWAGGEITDFEFFDSIKEEADKLGKNYTKPTEQIKFEGNL, encoded by the coding sequence ATGTTAGTCCAAAGTTATCTGACAAAAGAAGTTCCTATGGCTCTGGTCTTTGCTGATCCTGAGTTCAATTGTCGAGGCAAGATTGCCCCTATTGATGTTGTTGATCTTGCTAAGGATATTGAACAGAATGGATTGATTCAGCCTGTTGTTGTGCGACCATATAAGCCAGGGGAAAATGGCTCCTATGAGTTCAAGCTCATTGCCGGATTCCGTCGGCATATGGCACACGTTGTTATCAAGAAGGAAATGATTCTTGTTATCATTCGTGATGACATTACTGATGAGTCAAAGGAACGTTACTATAATCTCAGTGAGAATCTGAAGAGAGCAAATCTGAATCTTGTACAAGAAGCTAAGGCTATTGAGAAACTTGTACAATTGGGTTTGTCACGCAATGAAATTGCTGCGCATATTGGTATGTCTTCCGGTTGGTGCCAAGTTAGGAAGATGATTCTTGACCTTCCTGAGGATATCCAAAAAGAAGTAGCTGCTGGTGTTCTTTCACAGCCTCAGATTCGTGAAGTCCATAGTTATTGGAATCATGGTAATGGTCGTGATCAAGCTTTGAATGCTGTGAGAATCATCAAAGAGGGTAAAGAAAAAGGCCTAAAAGACATTACTGTTAATCCCAATAAGATACTGCCAAATACAAAACGCCTTAGGAATAAGCGTGATATTCTTGCAATGATGGATCATATCTATAATACTATTGGTCTTGGTCTTCATTCAAGAGCCTTGGCTTGGGCTGGTGGCGAAATCACTGACTTTGAGTTCTTTGACTCTATCAAGGAAGAAGCTGATAAGCTTGGTAAGAATTATACGAAACCCACTGAGCAAATCAAATTTGAGGGGAACCTTTAA